In Oncorhynchus gorbuscha isolate QuinsamMale2020 ecotype Even-year unplaced genomic scaffold, OgorEven_v1.0 Un_scaffold_9725, whole genome shotgun sequence, the following proteins share a genomic window:
- the LOC124030182 gene encoding trafficking kinesin-binding protein 1-like yields the protein MTKTYSDIDAVTRLLEEKERDLELAARIGQSLLKKNKTLSERNEFLEEQVEHIREEVSQLRHDLSMKDELLQFYTSAAEESEGDSSTCTP from the exons ATGACTAAGACGTACAGTGACATAGATGCTGTAACTCGTCTGCTTGAAGAG AAAGAACGGGACTTGGAGCTCGCCGCCCGCATCGGCCAGTCACTACTGAAGAAGAACAAAACCCTCAGTGAGAGGAATGAATTCCTGGAGGAGCAAGTGGAGCACATtcgagaggag gtTTCTCAGCTGCGCCATGATCTGTCTATGAAAGATGAGCTTCTCCAGTTCTACACTAGTGCAgcagaggagagtgaaggagattCGTCCACCTGTACCCCGTGA